Proteins encoded by one window of Thioalkalivibrio sp. XN279:
- a CDS encoding rhomboid family intramembrane serine protease — translation MIPLRDENPVRIVPFVTWTVLAVCVLAFVVQFSLGAEGFNRVIFGLGVIPAVLFGHAYLPPEIALVPPAVTVVSSMFLHGGWLHLIGNMLYLWIFGDNIEERMGHPRFLVFYLACGVAAVFAQAIPAPESVVPMVGASGAISGVLGAYLLLFPRARVLVLVPLGFVLQVIRLPAVWVLGLWFLVQLLSSLVAPEGEGGVAFRAHLGGFVAGLLLAPVFLLGRAR, via the coding sequence ATGATCCCGCTGCGCGACGAGAACCCGGTCCGCATAGTCCCTTTCGTCACCTGGACCGTGCTGGCGGTGTGCGTGCTGGCCTTCGTGGTCCAGTTTTCGCTCGGCGCGGAGGGATTCAACCGCGTCATCTTCGGGCTCGGCGTGATTCCCGCGGTGCTGTTCGGGCATGCCTACCTGCCGCCGGAAATCGCCCTGGTGCCGCCGGCGGTGACCGTGGTCAGCTCGATGTTCCTGCACGGCGGCTGGCTGCACCTCATCGGCAACATGCTGTACCTGTGGATTTTCGGCGACAACATCGAGGAACGCATGGGCCACCCGCGCTTCCTCGTGTTCTATCTTGCCTGCGGCGTGGCCGCGGTGTTCGCCCAGGCAATCCCGGCGCCCGAGAGCGTGGTGCCGATGGTCGGCGCCTCCGGCGCCATTTCCGGGGTGCTGGGCGCCTACCTGCTGCTGTTTCCCCGTGCCCGGGTGCTGGTGCTGGTGCCGCTGGGCTTCGTGCTGCAGGTCATCAGGCTGCCGGCGGTATGGGTGCTCGGGCTGTGGTTCCTGGTGCAGCTGCTGTCGTCGCTCGTCGCGCCCGAGGGCGAGGGCGGCGTGGCGTTCCGCGCCCACCTCGGTGGTTTCGTCGCCGGGTTGCTGCTGGCGCCGGTGTTCCTTCTCGGGAGAGCACGGTGA
- a CDS encoding CHAD domain-containing protein, giving the protein MDSEIKTGAGAEVPEEAAFVAAENAGGTISALLDRSIARLEDAALPPAWVVHEVRKDLKRTRAMLRLCEQELSTRAAEKRCGAAARALSHLRDADAAQETVSRLRPRAGTAELHALDELSAWIACQRETRDGSGGLPRAIATQVAESLREVRTGLDTLAFGRMDASALDAGLAATWSDTARAYRRAARKPKIERFHDFRKAVKRELYQRELCGRPLERMERATLKKLADVLGELQDLEVLHGTVRDAGRWRGPLKKLIKRTARELKGRALRLGEGRYARRAS; this is encoded by the coding sequence ATGGACAGCGAAATCAAAACTGGCGCCGGGGCTGAGGTCCCCGAGGAAGCGGCCTTCGTGGCGGCGGAAAACGCCGGCGGGACGATCAGTGCCCTGCTCGACCGCTCCATTGCGCGCCTGGAGGATGCGGCCCTGCCGCCGGCCTGGGTGGTGCACGAGGTGCGCAAGGATCTCAAGCGCACGCGCGCCATGCTCCGCCTGTGCGAGCAGGAACTGTCCACACGCGCCGCCGAGAAGCGTTGCGGCGCGGCTGCACGGGCGTTGTCCCACCTGCGCGACGCCGACGCGGCGCAGGAGACGGTGTCGCGCCTGCGGCCCCGCGCCGGTACCGCCGAGTTGCACGCACTCGATGAGCTCAGTGCCTGGATCGCATGCCAGCGCGAGACGCGGGACGGCTCGGGCGGCCTGCCGCGAGCGATCGCCACGCAGGTGGCGGAGAGCCTGCGCGAGGTTCGCACCGGGCTGGATACGCTGGCGTTCGGGCGCATGGACGCCTCGGCCCTCGACGCCGGGCTGGCCGCCACCTGGTCCGATACTGCGCGCGCCTATCGGCGTGCCGCCCGCAAACCGAAAATCGAGCGCTTTCACGATTTCCGTAAGGCGGTGAAGCGCGAGCTCTACCAGCGCGAGCTCTGCGGCCGCCCGCTGGAACGCATGGAGCGCGCGACGCTGAAAAAGCTGGCGGATGTGCTCGGCGAGCTGCAGGACCTCGAGGTGCTGCACGGCACGGTACGCGACGCCGGCCGCTGGCGCGGCCCGCTGAAGAAACTGATCAAGCGGACTGCACGCGAGCTGAAGGGTCGGGCGCTGCGCCTGGGCGAAGGGCGTTACGCGCGGCGGGCCTCCTGA
- a CDS encoding CFI-box-CTERM domain-containing protein → MSKNRFSRRAAGWALWLLASAWSPASLASGVLEFATPRLDLVEGASGEITVLRSGDASAEATAVLNVSLGGTATLGNDFTVELPLGVVRVPAGALFARVPLETLQNTAVDGTRYATLTLANPGGATLGRETALLLQVEDDETATADLTLPGPAVRRVTVGSELPIDVARTGLDQEVVSAVLLAVPGTAGLGIDFSDLTTTVEFAAGEDTQQVLLSTIARAEPLFPRTLSVVLATPEPEGDAAFTGLGPLVVIEEPVADRAGEFSIFTDTADVEEADGSVVFTVDRNRGSTGAATVNWVTVDGSGSNAAIAGRDYVAAAGTLAFADGETRKTLAVELVAGEEDRGQRSFQVALAAPSALAGVDPEGRAATVTIAADAGAGDDCKGFCECFIATAAWGSWMHPHVGTLRAFRDDVLMKSAPGRGFVAFYYRHSPPVAEFISRHDGLRALTRTLLTPLVLGVTYPLATLLGLGLALLAALNLRRRRARTQGA, encoded by the coding sequence ATGTCCAAGAACCGCTTTTCCCGCCGTGCCGCGGGGTGGGCACTCTGGCTCCTTGCCAGCGCCTGGAGCCCGGCGAGCCTGGCCTCCGGCGTGCTGGAGTTTGCCACGCCGCGCCTCGACCTGGTGGAAGGCGCGAGCGGCGAAATCACGGTGCTGCGCAGCGGCGACGCCAGCGCTGAGGCCACCGCTGTGCTCAACGTCAGCCTCGGTGGCACCGCCACCCTGGGCAACGATTTCACCGTGGAGCTCCCGCTGGGCGTGGTGCGGGTGCCCGCCGGCGCGCTGTTCGCGCGCGTGCCGCTGGAAACGCTGCAGAACACCGCGGTGGACGGCACGCGCTACGCGACGCTGACCCTGGCCAATCCGGGCGGCGCGACGCTGGGCCGGGAGACCGCCCTCCTGCTCCAGGTCGAGGACGATGAAACCGCAACAGCGGACCTGACCCTGCCCGGGCCGGCCGTGCGCCGGGTGACCGTCGGCAGCGAGCTGCCGATCGACGTGGCGCGGACAGGGCTCGACCAGGAGGTCGTCTCCGCCGTATTGCTGGCAGTCCCGGGGACGGCAGGGCTGGGCATCGATTTCAGCGACCTGACCACCACGGTCGAGTTCGCCGCCGGCGAAGACACGCAGCAGGTGCTGTTGTCCACCATCGCTCGCGCCGAGCCCCTGTTCCCGCGCACCCTGAGCGTGGTGCTGGCCACGCCCGAGCCGGAGGGGGATGCCGCCTTCACCGGCCTCGGCCCGCTGGTGGTGATCGAGGAGCCCGTCGCCGATCGGGCCGGCGAATTTTCCATTTTCACCGACACGGCCGACGTGGAAGAAGCCGACGGCAGCGTCGTGTTCACCGTGGACCGGAACCGGGGCAGCACCGGCGCAGCCACCGTCAACTGGGTCACCGTGGACGGCAGTGGCAGCAATGCCGCCATCGCCGGCCGTGATTACGTCGCCGCGGCCGGCACGCTGGCCTTCGCCGACGGCGAGACGCGCAAGACCCTGGCGGTGGAACTGGTCGCCGGCGAAGAGGACCGGGGACAGCGCAGCTTCCAGGTCGCGCTGGCGGCGCCCTCGGCGCTGGCGGGTGTCGACCCGGAGGGCCGCGCAGCCACCGTGACCATTGCCGCCGACGCCGGTGCAGGCGACGACTGCAAGGGCTTCTGCGAATGCTTCATCGCCACCGCCGCCTGGGGCAGCTGGATGCATCCGCACGTCGGCACGCTGCGCGCCTTCCGCGACGACGTGCTCATGAAGAGTGCGCCGGGCCGGGGCTTTGTCGCCTTCTATTACCGGCACTCGCCGCCGGTGGCCGAGTTCATTTCGCGCCACGACGGCCTGCGGGCGCTGACTCGCACGCTCCTCACCCCGCTGGTGCTGGGTGTGACTTATCCGCTGGCGACGCTGCTCGGCCTCGGCCTGGCGTTGCTGGCCGCGTTGAATCTCCGTCGCCGTCGGGCACGAACGCAAGGGGCATGA
- a CDS encoding SDR family oxidoreductase yields MMKNVLVTGTSTGIGHSTALELARRGWRVFAGVRKEADGEALKREAEGEVHIVLLDVADEASIDSATALLAEQTGGELHGLVNNAGVYLGGPLELMRPDEIRKTLDVNVTGLLLLTRACLPLLRAAPGRIVNISSISGLIAMPGVSVYAASKHAVEAVTDALRVELQPFGIKVIAVEPGGVKTPIWDKGAKRDAAAREDRGTAETRELYAPLVRLLEKLNAKPGGLPPEALAEVVTEALESAKPKNRYLVGKDAKALKLLTRLPDGLRDKTIAAKIWR; encoded by the coding sequence ATGATGAAGAACGTACTGGTTACCGGCACCTCGACCGGCATCGGCCACAGCACCGCACTCGAGCTGGCCCGCCGCGGCTGGCGCGTGTTTGCGGGCGTGCGCAAGGAGGCCGACGGCGAAGCGCTCAAGCGCGAGGCCGAAGGCGAGGTGCACATTGTGCTGCTCGACGTCGCCGACGAGGCCTCGATCGACTCTGCCACTGCTTTGCTGGCGGAGCAGACCGGCGGCGAGCTGCACGGCCTGGTGAACAACGCCGGCGTCTACCTGGGCGGGCCGCTGGAACTGATGCGCCCGGACGAGATCCGCAAGACCCTCGACGTCAACGTCACCGGCCTGTTGCTCCTCACCCGCGCCTGCCTGCCGCTGTTGCGCGCCGCGCCGGGCCGGATAGTGAATATCAGCTCGATCTCCGGCCTCATCGCCATGCCCGGCGTGAGCGTCTACGCCGCGTCCAAGCACGCGGTGGAGGCCGTCACCGATGCCTTGCGCGTGGAGTTGCAACCCTTCGGCATCAAGGTGATCGCGGTCGAGCCCGGCGGCGTGAAGACGCCGATCTGGGACAAGGGCGCCAAGCGCGACGCGGCGGCCCGCGAGGACCGCGGCACCGCGGAGACGCGTGAGCTGTACGCGCCCCTCGTGCGGCTGCTGGAAAAGCTGAACGCCAAGCCGGGCGGCTTGCCACCCGAGGCGCTGGCGGAGGTGGTGACCGAGGCGCTGGAGTCGGCCAAGCCGAAGAACCGCTACCTGGTGGGCAAGGATGCCAAGGCGCTCAAGCTCCTCACCCGGCTGCCGGACGGCCTGCGCGACAAGACCATCGCCGCCAAGATCTGGCGCTGA
- the sohB gene encoding protease SohB — MSEALLEYALFFAKTVTLAAAVLFVAAALVNLKRRARESEGMKVTNLNRRLRQAADGLRHALLPKPERKKLAKERKREAKAEKERRRPRVFVLDFRGDIRASATASLREAVNAVLAVAEEGDEVLLRLENAGGLVHEHGLAASQLVRIRERGIPLTAAVDKVAASGGYLMACVADRILAAPFAIIGSIGVLAQVPNFRRLLDEHGITVEQVKAGRFKRTVSMFGEVTDEDRDKLREELEEVHTLFRQMVVRYRPQLDMERVATGEYWYGSRALELGLVDEVGTSDDWLLQAVERADAWKVEWHGHKRFMDKLAAAMEEGGIAALLRRGA; from the coding sequence GTGAGCGAGGCCCTGCTGGAATACGCACTTTTCTTCGCCAAGACCGTCACGCTGGCGGCGGCCGTCCTGTTCGTCGCCGCGGCGCTGGTGAACCTGAAGCGGCGCGCGCGCGAGTCGGAGGGCATGAAGGTCACCAACCTCAACCGGCGGCTGCGCCAGGCGGCCGACGGCCTGCGCCACGCCCTGTTGCCCAAGCCCGAGCGCAAGAAGCTCGCCAAGGAGCGCAAGCGCGAGGCAAAGGCGGAGAAGGAACGGCGGCGCCCGCGCGTTTTCGTGCTGGACTTCCGCGGCGACATCCGCGCCAGCGCCACGGCCTCACTGCGCGAGGCGGTGAACGCGGTGCTCGCGGTTGCGGAGGAGGGCGACGAAGTGTTGCTGCGGCTGGAGAACGCCGGGGGCCTGGTGCATGAGCACGGGCTCGCAGCGTCGCAGCTGGTGCGCATCCGGGAGCGCGGCATCCCCCTGACCGCGGCAGTCGACAAGGTGGCGGCCAGCGGCGGCTACCTCATGGCCTGCGTGGCTGACCGCATTCTCGCCGCCCCGTTCGCCATCATCGGCTCCATCGGCGTGCTGGCCCAGGTGCCGAACTTCCGCCGCCTGCTGGACGAGCACGGCATCACCGTGGAACAGGTCAAGGCCGGCCGCTTCAAGCGCACGGTCAGCATGTTCGGCGAGGTGACCGACGAGGACCGCGACAAGCTGCGCGAGGAGCTGGAGGAAGTGCACACCCTGTTCCGGCAGATGGTGGTGCGCTACCGGCCGCAGCTGGACATGGAGCGCGTGGCGACCGGCGAATACTGGTACGGCAGCCGCGCGCTGGAGCTCGGGCTGGTGGACGAGGTGGGCACCAGCGACGACTGGCTGCTGCAGGCGGTCGAGCGCGCGGACGCCTGGAAGGTCGAGTGGCACGGGCACAAGCGCTTCATGGACAAGCTGGCGGCGGCGATGGAAGAGGGCGGGATCGCCGCGCTGCTGCGGCGGGGTGCCTGA
- a CDS encoding tetratricopeptide repeat protein, which produces MGLIAELKRRNVIRVGLLYCVAAWLLLQVADVLFGLIGVPDWSLRLVFGLLLLGLPLALIFAWVFELTPEGLRRERPNAEFGADAARAMPQVPRRLDAAIVVLLGLALVALAVDRWVIPRAPQPPVAASSDTPREATPAPESVTPAQAEPRSVAVLPFVNMSGDPENEYFSDGLTEELLNALAQVEGLRVAARTSSFRFKGQVGDMAEIARQLKVGHLLEGSVRRAGDRVRITAQLINPTDGFHLWSQTYDRQLTDIFAIQDDIAAEVALALRVQLLGEAMPAVARPPTGDLAAYTAYLRGKQALRSTGYAAYERADAAFREALALDPEFAAAHAALAETWRRRAAWGIVPWPDALEQIREGVARALALDPDQALAWTLDGVLAMDDEDEISWAARMERAERSYRRALALEPGQPEASEMLSGLLRTRGRHEEALTILLAALERDPLSARAHLLVGSHYRFVGQLAEAGARFEAAMELDPENPRPPSALALLRAEQGRIGEAIVLQANKLPLDPLDHEGPLQVARLLLELGMTEAALPWIGAGERMAPDATTTRMFRAMWHWRRGERAEAAALAEAALDAELPARWGSKYIFESMFVTHETSAGRHERVIARVLAEFPAALDPPVPDEPMDSEAFFAKLQALPVLRRRVGNAAAMVRAEEILAELERQADRLPPEWVAQGRTVLFWVLGRPADAIAQLQLLDRGRYAVDNWFWTEVDLFFLSDPDTPAVQAYLADQEAVRERERAWLAVPGRMPDPEAVLMEMARAAGSAGAPRLAPEDDRAPHLGPR; this is translated from the coding sequence GTGGGTCTCATCGCCGAACTCAAGCGCCGCAACGTTATCCGGGTCGGGCTGCTGTACTGCGTGGCCGCCTGGCTCCTGCTGCAGGTGGCGGACGTGCTCTTCGGCCTCATTGGGGTGCCCGACTGGTCGCTGCGGCTGGTATTCGGCCTCCTGCTGCTCGGTCTTCCCCTGGCGCTGATCTTCGCCTGGGTCTTCGAGCTGACTCCGGAAGGCTTGCGCCGCGAGCGACCGAACGCGGAATTCGGGGCAGACGCGGCGCGGGCGATGCCGCAGGTCCCGCGGCGCCTGGATGCTGCGATCGTCGTGCTGCTCGGCCTGGCGCTGGTGGCACTGGCGGTGGACCGCTGGGTTATCCCCCGCGCGCCGCAGCCTCCCGTTGCAGCATCCAGCGACACGCCCCGCGAAGCCACGCCGGCACCGGAGAGCGTGACCCCTGCACAGGCTGAGCCGCGCTCGGTCGCCGTGCTGCCTTTCGTCAACATGTCGGGCGATCCGGAGAACGAGTATTTCTCGGACGGCCTGACCGAAGAACTCTTGAACGCGCTCGCGCAGGTGGAGGGCCTGCGGGTGGCGGCGCGCACCTCGTCGTTCCGCTTCAAGGGCCAGGTGGGCGACATGGCGGAGATCGCCCGGCAGCTGAAGGTCGGCCATCTCCTCGAGGGAAGCGTGCGGCGCGCCGGCGACCGCGTGCGGATCACTGCGCAGCTGATCAATCCCACGGACGGCTTCCACCTCTGGAGCCAGACCTACGACCGGCAGCTGACGGACATCTTCGCGATCCAGGACGACATCGCCGCCGAGGTGGCGCTCGCACTGCGCGTGCAGCTCTTGGGCGAGGCCATGCCCGCAGTGGCCCGGCCCCCGACCGGCGATCTGGCGGCTTACACCGCCTACTTGCGCGGCAAGCAGGCGCTGCGCAGCACTGGGTACGCCGCGTACGAGCGGGCCGACGCTGCCTTCCGCGAAGCCCTTGCACTGGACCCGGAGTTCGCGGCGGCTCATGCGGCGCTGGCGGAGACCTGGCGCCGGCGTGCCGCCTGGGGCATCGTCCCGTGGCCGGATGCGCTCGAGCAGATCAGGGAGGGCGTGGCCCGGGCGCTGGCACTCGATCCGGACCAGGCGCTGGCCTGGACGCTGGACGGCGTGCTGGCCATGGATGACGAGGACGAGATCTCGTGGGCGGCACGCATGGAGCGGGCCGAGCGGTCGTACCGGCGCGCGCTCGCGCTGGAGCCGGGCCAGCCGGAGGCGAGCGAGATGCTGTCCGGGCTCCTGCGCACCCGCGGGCGACACGAGGAGGCGCTGACAATCCTGCTGGCCGCGCTGGAGCGCGATCCGCTGTCGGCCCGGGCGCACCTGCTGGTCGGCAGTCACTATCGCTTCGTGGGCCAACTGGCGGAGGCAGGGGCCCGCTTCGAAGCCGCCATGGAGCTGGATCCCGAGAACCCCCGGCCGCCTTCCGCCTTGGCCTTGTTGCGCGCCGAGCAGGGCCGCATCGGCGAGGCGATCGTGCTGCAGGCGAACAAGCTGCCGCTGGACCCGCTCGATCACGAGGGACCGTTGCAGGTGGCTCGCCTGTTACTCGAGCTGGGCATGACCGAGGCCGCGCTGCCCTGGATCGGGGCAGGGGAACGAATGGCGCCGGACGCGACCACCACACGAATGTTTCGCGCCATGTGGCACTGGCGGCGCGGCGAACGGGCGGAGGCGGCCGCCCTGGCGGAAGCGGCCCTCGATGCGGAGCTGCCCGCGCGATGGGGATCCAAGTACATCTTCGAGTCGATGTTCGTCACGCACGAGACGTCGGCGGGACGACACGAGCGCGTGATTGCGCGCGTGCTGGCGGAGTTCCCGGCGGCACTCGACCCGCCCGTTCCGGATGAACCGATGGACTCGGAGGCGTTTTTTGCGAAGCTCCAGGCCCTGCCTGTCCTGCGTCGACGGGTCGGGAATGCAGCGGCGATGGTGCGGGCGGAGGAGATCCTGGCGGAACTCGAACGCCAGGCGGATCGCCTGCCCCCAGAGTGGGTCGCGCAGGGGCGCACGGTGCTGTTCTGGGTGCTCGGGCGACCGGCCGACGCCATCGCACAGCTGCAGCTACTCGATCGAGGCCGCTACGCCGTAGACAACTGGTTCTGGACCGAGGTGGACCTGTTTTTCTTGTCGGACCCGGACACCCCTGCAGTGCAAGCCTACCTCGCCGATCAGGAAGCGGTGCGCGAGCGCGAGCGCGCCTGGCTCGCAGTCCCGGGCCGCATGCCCGATCCCGAGGCCGTGCTCATGGAGATGGCGCGCGCGGCGGGCTCCGCGGGCGCCCCCCGTCTTGCCCCCGAGGACGATCGCGCGCCGCACCTCGGGCCGCGCTGA
- a CDS encoding histone deacetylase family protein, translating into MDIVFSPDHHLQHGRAELTDGRLVPVYEHPGRLDAVLATLARRGFATPLPPQDRGLDPITAVHDPAYVAFLQCAWDEWVAAHGAGGDALPLSWRAPGMREDREPERIDGRLGYWSFDAGTPITSGTWRAAYSAAQAADTARARVSAGSRAAFALTRPPGHHAGSRFFGGYCFLNGAAIAAQGFRDAGIERVAVLDVDYHHGNGTQQIFAGRPDVFTVSLHADPSFCFPFFLGHADETEGGTHLNIPLPKGTDWAGYAPALETALARIEAQDPGALVVSLGVDTWDGDPISSFKLQTGDYRRMGQRIGALGLPTVIVMEGGYAVESIGDNVAEFLEGFASA; encoded by the coding sequence ATGGACATCGTGTTCAGCCCCGACCATCACCTGCAGCACGGCCGCGCCGAACTGACCGACGGCCGGCTGGTACCCGTGTACGAGCACCCGGGACGCCTCGACGCCGTCCTCGCGACGCTGGCCCGGCGCGGCTTCGCGACGCCGCTGCCGCCACAGGACCGCGGGCTGGACCCCATCACCGCAGTGCATGACCCGGCCTACGTCGCCTTCCTGCAATGCGCCTGGGATGAATGGGTGGCTGCGCACGGAGCGGGAGGGGACGCACTCCCGCTGAGCTGGCGCGCGCCGGGCATGCGCGAGGACCGCGAGCCCGAGCGCATCGACGGGCGGCTCGGCTACTGGTCGTTTGACGCGGGTACGCCGATCACTTCGGGGACCTGGCGCGCCGCGTACTCAGCAGCGCAGGCCGCGGACACGGCCCGGGCGCGGGTCAGCGCCGGCAGTCGCGCCGCCTTCGCCCTGACGCGCCCGCCCGGCCACCACGCCGGCTCGCGCTTCTTCGGCGGCTACTGCTTCCTCAATGGCGCGGCGATCGCCGCACAGGGCTTCCGCGACGCCGGGATCGAGCGCGTGGCCGTGCTCGACGTGGACTACCACCACGGCAACGGCACGCAGCAGATCTTCGCCGGCCGGCCGGATGTGTTCACGGTCTCGCTGCATGCCGACCCGAGCTTTTGTTTCCCCTTCTTCCTCGGCCATGCGGACGAGACCGAGGGCGGCACGCATCTCAATATCCCGCTACCCAAGGGAACCGACTGGGCCGGTTATGCGCCGGCGCTGGAAACTGCGCTGGCGCGGATCGAGGCACAGGATCCGGGCGCGCTGGTGGTCTCGCTCGGCGTGGACACCTGGGACGGCGACCCGATCTCCAGCTTCAAGCTGCAGACCGGAGACTACCGCCGCATGGGCCAGCGCATCGGTGCGCTCGGCCTGCCGACGGTGATCGTCATGGAAGGCGGTTACGCGGTCGAATCGATCGGCGACAACGTGGCGGAGTTTCTCGAAGGTTTCGCCTCCGCCTGA
- a CDS encoding PA0069 family radical SAM protein, translated as MGRGAFKGRGAVSNPQGRFEQVAREAVEDGWFPDPEDAPGRPATTVTEERARSIVSRNQSPDIPFDASINPYRGCEHGCVYCYARPSHAFIDLSPGLDFETKLYAKTNAAELLRATLSKRGYRPTPINLGANTDPYQPIDKRYRVTRELLEVLAEARHSCTIITKSAMVERDLDLLTAMARDGLVAVLVSVTSLDNRLSAKLEPRASAPARRLRAIATLAAAGVPVGVLVSPVIPAVTDIHLEEILAQAAAAGATRASYALLRLPHEVAPLFREWLDEHLPERASHVMSLVQQMRGGRDNDSRFGVRLRGEGVFADLIARRFKVAVRRHGLNQGEGFGLREDLFRAPDGQGELF; from the coding sequence ATGGGTCGCGGTGCCTTTAAAGGCCGCGGCGCAGTCTCGAATCCCCAGGGACGGTTCGAGCAGGTGGCGCGCGAAGCGGTCGAGGATGGCTGGTTCCCGGACCCCGAGGATGCGCCGGGGCGCCCGGCGACGACGGTGACGGAGGAGCGGGCGCGCAGCATCGTCTCGCGCAACCAGTCGCCCGACATCCCCTTCGACGCTTCCATCAACCCCTACCGCGGCTGCGAGCACGGGTGCGTGTACTGCTATGCGCGGCCCAGCCACGCCTTCATCGACCTCTCGCCCGGGCTGGATTTCGAGACCAAGCTCTACGCCAAGACGAATGCCGCCGAGCTGCTGCGCGCCACGCTGTCGAAGCGCGGCTACCGGCCGACGCCGATCAACCTCGGCGCCAACACGGATCCCTACCAGCCGATCGACAAGCGCTACCGGGTGACGCGCGAGCTGCTCGAGGTGCTGGCCGAGGCGCGCCATTCCTGCACCATCATCACCAAGAGCGCCATGGTGGAGCGCGACCTCGACCTGCTTACCGCCATGGCGCGCGACGGGCTGGTGGCCGTGCTGGTGTCGGTCACCAGCCTGGACAACCGGCTGTCGGCAAAGCTCGAGCCGCGGGCCTCCGCGCCGGCGCGGAGGCTGCGCGCCATCGCGACCCTGGCGGCGGCCGGCGTGCCCGTCGGGGTGCTGGTCTCGCCGGTGATCCCCGCCGTGACCGACATCCACCTCGAGGAGATCCTGGCGCAGGCCGCGGCGGCCGGCGCCACGCGTGCAAGCTACGCCCTGTTGCGGCTGCCGCACGAGGTGGCGCCGCTGTTCCGGGAGTGGCTGGACGAGCACCTGCCTGAGCGGGCGAGTCACGTCATGAGCTTGGTACAGCAGATGCGCGGTGGGCGCGACAACGACAGCCGGTTCGGCGTGCGGCTGCGCGGCGAGGGCGTGTTCGCCGACCTGATCGCCCGGCGCTTCAAGGTGGCGGTGCGGCGCCACGGGCTGAACCAGGGCGAGGGTTTTGGCCTGCGTGAAGACCTGTTCCGCGCGCCGGACGGCCAGGGCGAGCTTTTTTGA
- the lipA gene encoding lipoyl synthase, with translation MDTNFKGIPIVQPARVPSGTKFRTEQGFAAIKNGVKQNPRAEAAPHGRKPPWLRAKMPSGERFAKVKQNVREHRLATVCEESMCPNIGECWNNGTATLMIMGSVCTRACRFCAVDTGNPRGWLDAEEPANSARSVQLMGLRYVVITSVDRDDLDDGGAAHYAACVREIKALNPDTAVEALTPDFRGDLAAIETVVDSGLEVYAQNLETVRRLTHPVRDPRAGYEQTLDVLEHAKRHRPEVLTKTSLMLGLGETEAEILETLEDLKARNVDIVTFGQYLRPTANHLPVERFVTPEEFAEYRRIGLEMGFLEVVSGPLVRSSYRADRVFEQNNVGL, from the coding sequence ATGGACACCAACTTCAAAGGCATCCCCATCGTGCAGCCGGCCCGCGTGCCCAGCGGGACCAAGTTCCGCACCGAGCAGGGCTTTGCCGCGATCAAGAACGGCGTGAAGCAGAACCCGCGCGCCGAGGCCGCGCCGCACGGGCGCAAGCCGCCGTGGCTGCGGGCCAAGATGCCGAGCGGCGAGCGCTTCGCCAAGGTGAAGCAGAACGTGCGCGAGCACCGCCTCGCCACGGTGTGCGAGGAATCGATGTGCCCGAACATCGGCGAGTGCTGGAACAACGGCACCGCGACGCTGATGATCATGGGCTCGGTCTGCACCCGCGCCTGCCGGTTCTGCGCGGTGGACACCGGCAACCCGCGCGGCTGGCTGGATGCCGAGGAGCCGGCCAACTCGGCGCGCTCGGTGCAGCTGATGGGGCTGCGTTACGTGGTCATCACCAGCGTTGATCGCGACGACCTCGACGACGGCGGCGCGGCGCACTACGCCGCCTGCGTGCGGGAGATCAAGGCGCTCAATCCGGACACGGCCGTCGAGGCACTGACGCCGGACTTCCGCGGCGACCTGGCCGCGATCGAGACGGTGGTGGACTCCGGCCTCGAGGTCTACGCCCAGAACCTCGAGACGGTGCGGCGGCTGACCCACCCGGTGCGCGACCCGCGCGCCGGCTACGAGCAGACCCTCGACGTGCTGGAGCACGCCAAGCGCCACCGGCCCGAAGTGCTGACCAAGACCAGCCTGATGCTCGGCCTCGGGGAGACCGAGGCCGAGATCCTCGAGACGCTCGAGGACCTCAAGGCGCGCAACGTGGATATCGTGACCTTCGGCCAGTACCTGCGGCCGACCGCCAACCACCTCCCGGTGGAGCGCTTCGTCACGCCGGAGGAGTTCGCCGAGTACCGCCGCATTGGGCTGGAGATGGGCTTCCTCGAGGTGGTGTCCGGCCCGCTGGTCCGCTCCAGCTATCGCGCCGACCGGGTGTTCGAGCAGAACAACGTCGGGTTGTGA